A single window of Pirellulales bacterium DNA harbors:
- a CDS encoding chromate transporter: MDHQSAPPVYSLVQLTGYALKLGTIGFGGPVALVGYMHRDLVESRGWISEAEFKEGLTLAQIMPGPLAAQLAIYLGFVHYRVLGATAVGLAFVLPSFLMVLAIGYAYVRYGGLPWMQAVFYGVGAAVIAIISLSAYKLTKKTIGKDWLLWTIYLVSAAMTVVTESEKIAIFLAAGLIVWLTRTPPRFIRSAGSAGAALLPFVMATTGSAAATERETLARIAMFFTKAGAFVFGSGLAIVPFLYGGVVKEYGWLNDQQFLDAVAVAMITPGPVVITVGFIGYLIDGLPGASVAAVATFLPCYLLTIIPAPYFKKYGKRPGIVAFVDGVTAAAIGAIAGAVVVLGRRTLFEQGYSPQWFKMALCAATLALLWRYQKLPEPIVVLAAAAIGLVAYPNWHG, encoded by the coding sequence ATGGATCATCAATCGGCGCCCCCGGTCTATTCACTGGTGCAGTTGACGGGGTACGCGCTCAAGCTGGGCACGATCGGCTTTGGGGGGCCGGTGGCGCTGGTGGGCTACATGCATCGTGACCTGGTGGAGTCGCGCGGTTGGATCAGCGAAGCGGAGTTCAAGGAGGGGCTGACCCTGGCGCAGATCATGCCGGGGCCGCTGGCGGCGCAGTTGGCTATCTATCTTGGCTTTGTGCATTACCGCGTGCTCGGCGCCACCGCGGTTGGATTGGCCTTTGTGCTGCCGTCGTTTTTGATGGTGCTGGCCATTGGTTACGCGTATGTGCGGTATGGTGGCTTGCCTTGGATGCAGGCCGTGTTCTACGGCGTTGGCGCCGCCGTGATCGCCATCATCAGTCTGAGCGCCTATAAACTAACGAAGAAGACGATTGGCAAGGATTGGCTGCTGTGGACGATCTACCTGGTTAGCGCCGCGATGACGGTGGTCACCGAATCCGAAAAGATCGCGATCTTCCTGGCCGCTGGCTTGATCGTTTGGCTGACCAGAACGCCGCCGCGATTTATTCGCTCGGCCGGGTCGGCTGGCGCCGCGCTGTTGCCATTTGTAATGGCGACGACAGGCTCCGCCGCTGCCACCGAGCGCGAGACGCTGGCGCGCATCGCGATGTTCTTCACGAAGGCGGGCGCCTTTGTTTTCGGCAGTGGACTGGCGATTGTGCCATTTCTATATGGCGGCGTGGTCAAGGAATATGGTTGGCTGAACGACCAGCAATTTTTGGATGCGGTCGCGGTGGCCATGATTACGCCCGGTCCGGTGGTCATCACCGTCGGGTTTATTGGCTATCTGATCGACGGCCTGCCCGGCGCTAGCGTGGCGGCAGTGGCCACCTTTCTGCCGTGCTACCTGCTGACCATCATTCCGGCGCCGTATTTCAAGAAGTATGGCAAACGGCCGGGCATCGTGGCGTTTGTCGACGGGGTGACCGCCGCCGCGATCGGCGCCATTGCGGGCGCGGTGGTCGTGCTGGGACGCCGCACCCTCTTTGAACAGGGGTATTCGCCGCAGTGGTTCAAGATGGCGCTTTGCGCCGCGACGCTCGCGCTATTGTGGCGATATCAGAAGCTGCCCGAGCCGATCGTGGTCTTGGCGGCGGCGGCGATTGGGTTGGTGGCTTATCCGAATTGGCACGGATGA
- a CDS encoding type II toxin-antitoxin system death-on-curing family toxin, producing the protein MDTPCFLDMDRVMRVHRSLIEVYGGIGGVRDAGLLLSAIAMPQASFGGECLHSDLYEMAAAYLYHIVQNHPFLDGNKRTGAAAAVIFLAMNDIEIDADEAGLVALTLSVASAGAGKSEIAEFFRLRAHPAPPDDE; encoded by the coding sequence ATGGACACTCCGTGCTTCTTGGACATGGATCGCGTCATGCGCGTACATCGTAGTCTGATCGAAGTCTACGGCGGAATTGGCGGTGTGCGCGACGCAGGTCTGCTGCTCTCAGCGATTGCCATGCCGCAGGCTTCCTTTGGCGGCGAATGCCTGCACAGTGATCTATACGAAATGGCGGCCGCCTATTTGTACCATATCGTGCAAAACCATCCGTTTTTGGATGGAAACAAGCGGACGGGCGCGGCGGCCGCCGTTATTTTTCTTGCGATGAACGACATCGAGATCGACGCCGACGAAGCGGGACTGGTGGCGTTGACGTTGTCCGTGGCAAGCGCTGGCGCCGGCAAGTCCGAAATCGCGGAGTTCTTTCGTTTGCGGGCTCATCCCGCTCCTCCCGACGACGAGTGA
- a CDS encoding sigma 54-interacting transcriptional regulator translates to MTSSPRAAATQYTYLTVTLGARAGSHFLLSDSQPNRIGRGTDNAIVLGDPLCSRVHAIISQNDGVWRVNDGDSRNGTFVNGQKIDDAVLGDGHYIRVGSTEFTFHQSTEPPTIATDEDPNVSQTLVKDVRVTGDDTSMMALAAIAAMRDSEQAHDLLLLYQLSIKLLGCGASNEVVTTALELLCERTGASIVGFLGVGDDGHLTPHTVLPERGGEQAPLSEALTRLVIQERRAVWTANQRTLPSSDKPQHYADALCVPLVNGAQVLGALHIYLQQGRFRQSQFDFAISLANILAVALARARHEESLEIDYQRLQQKSAGFDEMIGESQPMLELKDKIGRLGRTSGCVLVRGESGAGKELVARALHKNSTRADRPLLAVNCAAIPEHLMESHLFGHKAGAFTSAERDHVGLFQQAHLGTLFLDEVGELTLAGQAKLLRILEGYPFQPVGATSEVQVDVRVIAATNQDLNSYVREKKFREDLYYRLSVFELVIPPLRDRGRDLELLTNFFLEHFKRQHGRPSLELSPAARQKLLGYAWPGNVRQLRNVIDSAVVLASGRQIEPGDLGLRSTGDTQLSSLLIEDWERKLIREALARTSGNIPEAAKLLGIGRATLYRKLDEYGIERKG, encoded by the coding sequence ATGACATCGTCGCCTCGCGCCGCTGCAACTCAGTACACCTATCTCACCGTCACCCTCGGCGCGAGGGCTGGCTCCCACTTTTTGCTCTCCGACTCCCAGCCCAATCGCATCGGCCGCGGCACCGACAACGCCATCGTACTCGGCGATCCGCTTTGCTCCCGCGTGCATGCCATCATCTCGCAGAACGATGGGGTTTGGCGAGTTAACGATGGCGATAGCCGCAACGGCACCTTCGTCAATGGTCAAAAGATCGACGACGCCGTGCTCGGCGACGGCCATTACATTCGCGTCGGCTCCACAGAATTCACCTTTCATCAAAGCACCGAACCACCGACCATCGCCACCGACGAAGATCCCAACGTGTCGCAAACGTTGGTCAAAGACGTGCGCGTGACGGGCGACGACACCAGCATGATGGCGCTGGCCGCCATCGCCGCGATGCGCGATTCAGAACAAGCGCACGATCTGCTGTTGCTCTATCAACTCAGCATCAAGTTGCTCGGCTGCGGCGCTTCCAACGAGGTGGTGACAACCGCGCTCGAGCTGCTCTGCGAACGGACGGGCGCCTCGATTGTCGGCTTCCTCGGCGTCGGCGACGATGGCCACCTGACGCCGCACACCGTCTTGCCAGAACGTGGCGGCGAGCAGGCGCCGTTGAGCGAAGCGCTCACCCGGCTGGTCATCCAAGAGCGCCGCGCGGTTTGGACCGCCAATCAGCGGACCCTCCCCTCCAGCGACAAACCACAACACTATGCCGACGCGCTCTGCGTGCCGTTGGTCAACGGCGCGCAGGTCCTGGGGGCGCTGCACATCTATTTGCAACAGGGGCGCTTTCGCCAGTCGCAATTCGATTTTGCCATCTCGCTCGCCAACATCCTGGCGGTGGCCCTGGCTCGCGCCCGCCACGAAGAGAGCCTCGAAATCGACTACCAGCGCCTGCAACAAAAATCGGCCGGCTTCGACGAAATGATCGGCGAAAGCCAGCCCATGCTCGAACTCAAGGACAAGATCGGCCGCCTCGGCCGGACCTCGGGCTGTGTCCTGGTGCGAGGCGAAAGCGGCGCCGGCAAAGAACTGGTCGCCCGCGCCTTGCACAAGAACAGCACCCGCGCCGACCGCCCGCTGCTGGCCGTCAATTGCGCCGCGATTCCCGAACACCTGATGGAAAGCCATCTGTTCGGCCACAAGGCGGGCGCCTTCACCAGCGCCGAACGCGATCACGTCGGCCTGTTCCAACAGGCCCATCTCGGCACCTTGTTTCTGGACGAGGTCGGCGAACTGACCCTGGCCGGACAGGCCAAGCTGCTGCGCATTCTGGAGGGCTACCCGTTTCAACCCGTTGGCGCCACCAGCGAGGTGCAAGTCGACGTGCGCGTGATCGCCGCGACGAATCAAGATTTGAATTCGTACGTGCGCGAGAAGAAGTTTCGCGAGGATTTGTACTATCGCCTCAGCGTGTTCGAACTGGTGATTCCGCCGCTGCGCGACCGCGGTCGCGACCTGGAACTGTTGACCAACTTCTTTCTCGAACACTTCAAACGGCAGCACGGCCGCCCCAGCCTGGAACTGTCGCCGGCCGCGCGACAAAAACTGCTTGGCTACGCCTGGCCCGGCAACGTGCGCCAGTTGCGCAACGTGATCGATAGCGCCGTCGTGCTGGCGAGCGGACGACAGATCGAGCCGGGCGATCTTGGCCTGCGCAGCACCGGCGATACGCAACTTTCTTCCCTGCTCATCGAAGATTGGGAGCGCAAACTGATCCGCGAGGCGCTCGCCCGCACCAGCGGCAACATTCCCGAAGCGGCCAAACTGCTCGGCATTGGCCGCGCCACGCTGTACCGCAAACTCGACGAATATGGCATCGAGCGCAAGGGGTAG
- a CDS encoding sirohydrochlorin chelatase, with protein MSQPRDAKTGLLVIGHGTRDEAGVAEFLLLVDQLRQALPDVLVGHAFIELVAPGMEQGLALMVERGCERVAVLPLLLLAAGHAKRDIPQAIEAAELRYPAVRFGLCSHLGCHPKLLELSVARMREAVEGRSAVDPAETLLLMVGRGSSCAQANAEMYRLARLRWELAPVGGLEIAFTSLTEPSLARSLELVAKLPYRRIVVQPHLLFSGRIVTRIHDATRKMADAIGDNEWIAAPVLGPHRLLVEACLSRAELPNFAHARTSAS; from the coding sequence ATGAGCCAACCGCGGGACGCCAAGACTGGGCTTTTGGTCATAGGGCACGGCACGCGCGACGAGGCCGGAGTGGCCGAGTTCTTGCTGCTGGTCGACCAATTGCGTCAGGCGCTACCCGATGTATTGGTGGGACATGCGTTCATCGAGTTGGTGGCGCCCGGAATGGAGCAGGGGCTGGCGCTGATGGTTGAGCGCGGGTGCGAGCGGGTCGCCGTGCTGCCGCTACTGCTGTTGGCCGCTGGGCATGCGAAGCGCGATATTCCACAGGCGATAGAAGCCGCCGAGCTGCGCTATCCGGCCGTGCGATTTGGATTGTGTTCGCACCTTGGCTGCCACCCAAAGCTATTGGAGTTGTCGGTCGCGCGGATGCGCGAGGCGGTTGAAGGCCGATCGGCCGTCGATCCCGCGGAGACATTATTACTGATGGTGGGGCGCGGCAGCAGTTGCGCACAAGCCAATGCCGAGATGTACCGATTGGCGCGGCTGCGCTGGGAGCTTGCGCCGGTGGGCGGGCTGGAGATAGCGTTCACGTCGCTCACAGAGCCATCGCTGGCGCGATCGCTGGAATTGGTCGCAAAGTTGCCCTATCGGCGAATCGTTGTGCAGCCTCATTTGCTATTTTCTGGGCGAATCGTCACGCGAATTCATGATGCGACGCGGAAAATGGCCGATGCTATTGGGGATAATGAGTGGATCGCCGCTCCGGTGCTCGGTCCGCATCGACTGTTGGTCGAGGCGTGTCTTTCGCGGGCGGAATTGCCCAACTTCGCCCATGCGAGAACCAGCGCGAGCTAG
- a CDS encoding thiolase family protein, translating to MSQAVIIDAVRTPFARRDGLFREIRPDTLLSLSLKGLVERTGISPAKIEDVVTGCVTQAGEQGANVGRLAVLLAGFPVEVPAVTLNRMCGSAQQAIHFAAQQAAAGDVDYSIGAGVEHMTRAPMFSDLGGLDKLNPMLFQQFELVHQGESAERMADKWKISRKEADEYSMESHRRASVAAKEGRNKEIIPVEGLTAEGEKVTLTRDEGIRDTLDPAKIASLKTVFRPDGTVTAANSSQISDGSAAVLIGNREVAEAEGYKPKARFLARVAVGDDPTLQLAGVIPATQKALKKAGLTIKDIDWIEINEAFANVVLGWAREIKPDMAKVNPWGGAIAHGHPLGGTGAGLMAKMVEGLRATGGTLGLQTMCIGHGMATCTIIERI from the coding sequence ATGTCGCAAGCCGTAATCATCGACGCCGTACGCACCCCGTTTGCCCGGCGTGATGGCCTGTTTCGCGAAATTCGCCCCGACACCTTGTTGTCGCTCTCGCTCAAGGGCCTTGTTGAGCGGACGGGCATCAGCCCCGCCAAGATCGAGGATGTCGTCACCGGCTGCGTCACCCAGGCGGGAGAGCAAGGCGCCAACGTCGGCCGGCTGGCGGTGCTGTTGGCGGGCTTTCCGGTCGAAGTGCCGGCGGTCACGCTCAACCGGATGTGCGGCTCTGCCCAGCAGGCGATTCACTTCGCGGCGCAGCAGGCGGCGGCGGGGGATGTTGATTACTCCATCGGCGCCGGCGTCGAGCACATGACGCGGGCCCCGATGTTCAGCGACCTGGGGGGACTCGATAAGCTCAACCCCATGCTGTTTCAACAGTTTGAACTGGTGCATCAGGGGGAAAGCGCCGAGCGGATGGCCGATAAGTGGAAGATCAGCCGCAAGGAGGCGGACGAGTACTCGATGGAAAGTCATCGCCGCGCCAGCGTCGCCGCCAAGGAAGGGCGCAATAAGGAGATCATCCCCGTCGAGGGATTGACCGCCGAAGGGGAGAAGGTGACGCTCACGCGCGACGAGGGGATTCGCGATACGCTCGACCCGGCGAAGATCGCGAGCCTCAAGACGGTGTTTCGCCCCGATGGCACCGTGACGGCGGCCAACAGCAGCCAGATTTCGGACGGTTCGGCGGCGGTGCTGATTGGCAATCGCGAGGTCGCCGAGGCCGAAGGGTACAAGCCGAAGGCCCGCTTTCTGGCGCGGGTGGCGGTTGGCGACGACCCCACGCTGCAACTGGCGGGCGTGATCCCGGCCACGCAGAAGGCGCTGAAGAAGGCGGGGCTCACGATCAAGGACATCGACTGGATCGAGATCAACGAGGCGTTCGCCAATGTGGTGCTGGGCTGGGCCCGCGAGATCAAGCCCGACATGGCCAAGGTGAACCCGTGGGGAGGCGCAATCGCGCATGGGCACCCGCTCGGCGGCACCGGCGCGGGACTGATGGCCAAGATGGTCGAGGGTTTGCGGGCGACCGGCGGGACGCTGGGCCTGCAAACCATGTGCATCGGCCACGGCATGGCGACCTGCACGATCATCGAGCGGATCTAG
- a CDS encoding PEP-CTERM sorting domain-containing protein, whose product MLLSETYADSWIAPDGGNGGAGGSGYLSGWYSNGGDGGDGGDVVAANVDAVRAGNGGNGGSGGGEIYHSGSGGNGGNVTATNVLVAVGGNGGLSGVSENHFSQGNGGNGGDATATNSAVGKASATGGLGGSASSTDGFGNGGNGGNAWAESTLTNAIDLVTAQGGDGGFGGNWDVPGFNSGHGGSATAIGGANVVATGGAGGANVNGQGGDGGSATASGHVVAPGSFTSNIIATGGSGGGPRFSGDPGAGSNGGDATVTGAYAESTTGGAITINATATGGNGGAKYSEPNSGGDATIVDAAFAKTSGAVVLTQTAIAGNPGAEQFGELSGENGGSATSILRYSRQDAAPTTASVMAIAGESAQPGKGGDALALVDVATSGAINVNAKVLPTDLPYTGRARYTGQLEAHARGISTGNARVEVTASIEKQSWNDADQVDLVPRLQATAEAISADLAIARATNSPVTAPGIKYSVSHAKAVGSQADATAQFGSVNVTEAAGHSTGPVQSIVTSATAVQNQVGSYVSTRSEAYFGRAMMPDQVGTRVIADPLDWDVYSLYQHNDQLRAVGVADPQSNTLAIGEILHLSNTQFADVNNQNSVSIVLDASQLNPNQDLGIAYYIASGAIGNLTGVAFDWSISRNGAPVLNQHFDDPADIDNFFDGPRALTYLGTTLGDVDGPIHLDFDLTSEFTDTMPSGHQFGFVLVTLPKPGDGNDDGVADGADYTLWADKFHRGGYYDGVSGGNFNHDYWVDGADYTIWADHASLGSAASAALPVPEPATLILAAIGGLTIAVVATRRPRAQMAAVQTGRHA is encoded by the coding sequence TTGTTACTTTCGGAAACCTACGCTGATAGCTGGATCGCGCCAGATGGCGGCAATGGAGGAGCTGGAGGATCGGGTTATCTCAGTGGATGGTATTCGAATGGAGGTGATGGGGGCGACGGCGGCGATGTCGTTGCAGCCAACGTTGATGCTGTGCGCGCCGGCAATGGCGGAAACGGCGGGAGCGGCGGCGGCGAGATATATCACAGTGGCAGTGGCGGCAACGGTGGCAATGTCACCGCGACAAATGTCCTTGTCGCTGTTGGCGGAAATGGCGGACTGAGCGGCGTAAGCGAGAATCATTTTTCGCAGGGAAATGGAGGAAACGGTGGAGACGCCACCGCGACTAACTCAGCAGTTGGCAAGGCAAGCGCGACAGGAGGGCTCGGAGGATCGGCCAGCAGCACAGACGGCTTCGGCAATGGTGGAAACGGTGGAAACGCTTGGGCAGAGTCAACGCTCACCAATGCCATCGACTTGGTGACGGCGCAAGGCGGCGATGGCGGGTTTGGCGGCAATTGGGATGTGCCAGGCTTCAACTCCGGACACGGCGGCAGCGCGACGGCGATTGGCGGCGCGAACGTTGTCGCCACAGGGGGCGCGGGCGGCGCCAATGTGAATGGACAGGGAGGAGACGGTGGCAGCGCCACCGCAAGCGGACATGTCGTTGCGCCGGGAAGCTTCACATCAAATATCATCGCGACGGGTGGCAGCGGCGGCGGCCCAAGATTCTCAGGCGACCCGGGCGCTGGCAGCAACGGTGGAGATGCGACCGTGACAGGCGCCTACGCGGAAAGCACGACGGGCGGCGCAATCACGATCAATGCGACCGCTACCGGTGGAAACGGTGGGGCGAAGTATTCGGAACCGAACTCAGGCGGCGACGCAACGATCGTTGACGCGGCGTTCGCGAAGACGAGCGGGGCGGTTGTCCTGACGCAAACCGCAATTGCCGGTAATCCTGGCGCAGAACAATTTGGTGAACTAAGCGGCGAAAATGGCGGCAGCGCGACTTCGATTCTGCGCTATTCTCGACAGGACGCCGCGCCCACGACAGCATCGGTCATGGCAATCGCTGGCGAATCGGCGCAGCCCGGCAAAGGTGGCGATGCGTTGGCGCTCGTTGACGTCGCAACGTCAGGCGCAATCAACGTCAATGCGAAGGTCTTGCCAACCGATTTGCCGTACACCGGCCGTGCTCGTTACACAGGGCAGTTGGAGGCCCATGCTCGAGGAATCAGCACCGGAAACGCGCGAGTGGAGGTGACCGCTTCGATTGAGAAGCAGTCGTGGAATGACGCCGATCAAGTTGATTTGGTTCCTCGCCTGCAGGCAACCGCGGAAGCAATCAGCGCGGACCTTGCAATTGCTCGCGCGACCAACTCGCCCGTCACCGCACCTGGCATCAAGTACAGCGTATCACATGCAAAGGCGGTTGGCTCCCAAGCAGATGCGACCGCTCAATTTGGAAGCGTGAACGTCACCGAGGCTGCGGGACATAGCACCGGCCCTGTGCAGTCAATAGTTACATCGGCCACGGCCGTGCAAAACCAAGTGGGGTCATACGTCAGTACCCGGTCTGAGGCATACTTTGGTCGCGCGATGATGCCCGATCAAGTTGGCACCAGAGTGATCGCGGATCCACTCGATTGGGATGTGTATTCCTTGTATCAGCATAATGACCAATTGCGCGCGGTGGGTGTGGCCGACCCGCAAAGCAATACGCTCGCGATTGGCGAAATTCTTCACTTAAGCAACACGCAATTTGCCGATGTGAACAACCAAAACTCGGTTTCGATCGTCCTGGACGCCTCGCAGTTGAATCCGAACCAGGATTTGGGAATCGCCTACTATATCGCTTCCGGCGCCATCGGCAATTTGACTGGAGTTGCGTTTGATTGGTCCATCAGCCGCAACGGCGCCCCCGTACTGAATCAACACTTTGACGATCCAGCCGACATCGACAACTTTTTCGATGGCCCGCGTGCGCTTACGTATCTTGGCACAACGCTAGGTGACGTTGACGGCCCTATTCACCTCGACTTTGATCTGACCTCCGAGTTTACGGACACCATGCCATCGGGACACCAGTTTGGCTTTGTCCTGGTCACTCTCCCCAAACCGGGCGACGGCAACGACGATGGGGTGGCCGACGGAGCGGACTACACCTTATGGGCAGACAAATTCCACCGCGGTGGCTATTACGACGGCGTTTCAGGCGGTAACTTCAATCACGATTATTGGGTCGATGGCGCCGACTACACGATTTGGGCAGATCACGCCTCGCTGGGCAGTGCGGCATCGGCGGCCCTGCCCGTGCCCGAGCCGGCAACGCTAATCCTGGCCGCAATCGGCGGCTTGACCATCGCCGTTGTTGCCACCCGACGACCGCGAGCACAGATGGCGGCAGTGCAAACCGGCCGACACGCGTAG
- a CDS encoding sulfatase-like hydrolase/transferase: MRFCPAAIGFLLLLVASVAARAAPPNVLLLMGDDHAPYVTGTYGNRQVRTPHLDRLAAAGMRFDRAFCNSPVCTASRQSLITGRYPRTIGVTQLATPLPESETTLAELLKAAGYDTAAIGKMHFNSQLQHGFDHRIDLPEYRQWLTQQPSLPLPTGVETLGVWRPFRDPASVWLNAACRPFASVDARMSGAYFAAQADQWLRQSRAAPFFLVVSFYEPHSPFHFPVEYAHRHAASEFNPPPVDPRDLAQIPQIFRDLTDDQKRGIIAAHHTSVEYLDQNIGRVLHSLEQTGHADDTLVIYLGDHGYLLGQHGRFEKHTSYEEAIRAALLMRYPPWIPNGGGADAMVKLVDLLPTVLDACGVAPPATTQGRSLRGVLTGAASTHRDAVFVEYAPNEEACLRTSRWKIVYRAGQHVRADGYKPSDSPVGQELALYDLESDPHELTNLADDPAAAPTRDELLAQLLKQLRATARPSVPLPSSDEPMLRQLEALVQPHDLPGA, translated from the coding sequence ATGCGATTTTGTCCCGCAGCAATCGGCTTCCTCTTGCTCCTGGTCGCTTCCGTGGCGGCCCGCGCCGCCCCGCCCAACGTCTTGCTGCTGATGGGCGACGACCATGCCCCCTATGTCACCGGCACCTACGGCAATCGACAGGTGCGCACGCCGCACCTCGATCGCCTGGCCGCCGCCGGCATGCGCTTCGATCGCGCGTTCTGCAACTCGCCGGTCTGCACGGCCTCGCGCCAATCGCTGATCACCGGACGCTACCCGCGCACGATCGGCGTCACCCAACTGGCGACTCCCCTGCCCGAGTCAGAAACCACGCTGGCCGAACTGCTCAAGGCGGCCGGGTACGACACCGCCGCTATCGGCAAGATGCACTTCAATAGCCAACTCCAGCACGGCTTCGACCATCGCATCGACCTGCCAGAGTATCGCCAATGGTTGACCCAGCAACCGTCGCTTCCGCTGCCTACAGGCGTCGAAACCCTCGGCGTGTGGCGACCGTTTCGCGATCCGGCAAGTGTCTGGCTCAACGCCGCCTGCCGCCCCTTCGCCAGCGTCGACGCGCGCATGTCTGGCGCCTACTTCGCCGCTCAGGCCGACCAGTGGCTGCGCCAGTCGCGCGCGGCGCCTTTCTTTTTGGTGGTCAGTTTTTACGAGCCTCATTCGCCGTTTCACTTTCCCGTCGAGTATGCGCATCGACATGCCGCCAGCGAGTTCAACCCGCCGCCGGTCGATCCGCGCGATCTGGCGCAAATCCCACAGATCTTTCGCGATCTGACCGACGACCAGAAGCGCGGCATCATCGCCGCCCACCATACCTCGGTCGAGTATCTCGACCAGAATATTGGCCGCGTCCTCCACTCGCTGGAGCAAACTGGCCATGCCGACGACACCTTGGTGATCTATCTCGGCGATCATGGCTATCTGCTCGGCCAGCATGGCCGCTTCGAAAAGCACACCTCGTACGAAGAGGCCATCCGCGCCGCGCTCTTGATGCGCTATCCCCCCTGGATTCCCAACGGCGGCGGCGCCGACGCCATGGTCAAGTTGGTCGATCTGTTGCCGACGGTGCTCGACGCTTGCGGCGTGGCGCCCCCCGCCACCACTCAAGGGCGCAGCCTGCGCGGCGTGTTGACCGGCGCGGCCTCCACGCATCGCGATGCGGTCTTTGTCGAGTACGCGCCGAATGAAGAAGCGTGCCTCCGCACGTCGCGCTGGAAGATCGTCTATCGCGCCGGCCAGCATGTGCGCGCCGATGGCTACAAACCGAGCGACTCGCCAGTTGGGCAAGAGCTTGCCTTGTACGACCTGGAAAGCGACCCGCACGAACTGACCAATCTGGCCGACGATCCCGCCGCCGCGCCCACTCGCGACGAACTGCTGGCCCAGCTACTTAAACAACTTCGCGCCACCGCGCGGCCATCCGTGCCGCTGCCGTCCAGCGACGAACCCATGCTGCGGCAACTAGAAGCGCTCGTGCAGCCGCACGATCTGCCGGGCGCCTGA
- a CDS encoding NADP-dependent oxidoreductase: protein MRPAVSREIRLRERPVGLPTAETFEMAEAPVAEIKEGQFLVRNIWMSVDPYMRGRMMDRRSYVAPFEVGQPLAGGCVGQVVESKHDRYRAGDYVLGMNGWREYWITSGAGVGKIDPKLAPIQAHLGVLGMPGLTAYAGLLKVGALKEGESVFVSGAAGAVGSVVCQIAKAKGARVVGSTGSAEKAAWLKSEAGADEAINYRDAGDLTKAVAKALPEGIDVYFENVGGAHFDAALANMKDFGRIVVCGMISQYNATSAEPGPSNLGLVIPRRLRIQGFIVTDHADLRDQFLADMGGWIGQGKLKWRETVVEGLDKAPEAFLGLFRGDNLGKMLVKVGPDAVV from the coding sequence ATGCGACCCGCAGTCAGCCGAGAGATTCGCCTCCGTGAGCGCCCCGTTGGCCTGCCGACCGCCGAGACCTTTGAAATGGCTGAGGCCCCGGTCGCCGAGATCAAGGAGGGGCAGTTTTTGGTGCGCAACATCTGGATGTCGGTCGATCCGTACATGCGCGGTCGCATGATGGATCGCCGCAGCTACGTGGCGCCGTTCGAAGTTGGTCAACCGCTGGCCGGCGGCTGCGTGGGACAAGTCGTCGAGTCGAAGCACGATCGCTATCGCGCCGGCGACTATGTGCTGGGCATGAACGGCTGGCGCGAGTATTGGATCACTAGTGGCGCCGGCGTCGGCAAGATTGACCCCAAGCTTGCGCCGATCCAGGCGCATCTGGGCGTGCTCGGCATGCCCGGGCTCACGGCGTATGCGGGACTGCTCAAGGTTGGCGCGCTCAAGGAAGGGGAGTCGGTGTTTGTCTCCGGTGCGGCGGGGGCGGTGGGCTCGGTGGTCTGCCAGATCGCCAAGGCCAAGGGCGCCCGCGTGGTTGGCAGCACCGGCTCGGCGGAGAAGGCGGCCTGGCTCAAGAGCGAGGCGGGCGCCGACGAGGCGATCAACTATCGCGACGCGGGGGACCTGACCAAGGCGGTGGCCAAGGCGCTGCCGGAGGGGATCGATGTCTACTTCGAGAATGTGGGGGGAGCGCACTTCGATGCGGCGCTGGCCAACATGAAGGACTTTGGCCGCATCGTGGTGTGCGGGATGATCTCGCAGTACAACGCCACCAGCGCCGAGCCGGGGCCGAGCAACTTGGGGCTGGTCATCCCGCGTCGGCTGCGGATTCAAGGCTTCATCGTCACCGATCACGCCGACCTGCGCGATCAGTTTTTGGCCGACATGGGGGGCTGGATCGGCCAGGGCAAACTGAAGTGGCGCGAGACGGTGGTCGAAGGTCTTGATAAAGCCCCCGAGGCGTTCTTGGGTCTCTTTCGCGGCGACAACCTCGGCAAGATGCTGGTGAAGGTTGGCCCTGATGCGGTGGTATGA